One genomic segment of Procambarus clarkii isolate CNS0578487 chromosome 34, FALCON_Pclarkii_2.0, whole genome shotgun sequence includes these proteins:
- the LOC138370934 gene encoding repetitive organellar protein-like, with protein sequence MLQAWRSRKLKVRRRSKRMKLQINVEMKEGIVDENDILKYDGDILKYDGDILKYDGDILKYDGDILKYDGDILKYDGDILKYDGDILKYDGDILKYDGDILKYDGDILKYDGDILKYDGDILKYDGDILKYDGDILKYDGDILKYDGDILKYDGDILKYDGDILKYDGDILKYDGDILKYDGDILKYDGDILKYDGDILKYDGDILKREDDKPKYEDDRGGTDNKCLTRDVWNARIRNGGAQH encoded by the coding sequence ATGTTGCAAGCGTGGAGGAGTAGAAAGTTGAAGGTTCGACGCAGGTCGAAGAGGATGAAGTTACAGATTAATGTGGAGATGAAAGAAGGGATCGTCGACGAAAACGACATTCTGAAGTATGATGGCGACATTCTGAAGTATGATGGCGACATTCTGAAGTATGATGGCGACATACTGAAATATGATGGCGACATACTGAAGTATGATGGCGACATTCTGAAGTATGATGGCGACATTCTGAAGTATGATGGCGACATTCTGAAGTATGATGGCGACATTCTGAAGTATGATGGCGACATTCTGAAGTATGATGGCGACATTCTGAAGTATGATGGCGACATACTGAAGTATGATGGCGACATACTGAAGTATGATGGCGACATTCTGAAGTATGATGGCGACATACTGAAGTATGATGGCGACATTCTGAAGTATGATGGCGACATTCTGAAGTATGATGGCGACATACTGAAGTATGATGGCGACATACTGAAGTATGATGGCGACATTCTGAAGTATGATGGCGACATACTGAAGTATGATGGCGACATTCTGAAGTATGATGGCGACATACTGAAGTATGATGGCGACATACTGAAGTATGATGGCGACATACTGAAGCGTGAGGATGACAAACCGAAGTATGAAGATGACAGAGGAGGCACAGACAATAAATGTCTCACTCGTGACGTGTGGAATGCAAGGATAAGAAACGGTGGAGCACAACACTAA